GTCGAGGACCGGGACCAGGGTGTGGACGTGGCCTCCTTGTCGGATGAGGAGCGCCGGGCACGGATGGACCAGCTGCGGCGGGAGTTGGAGCGCCGGTTGTCGGAGGGCGCGCAGTGAGCCGGGGCCGGGCCAAGCGCCGATTGGTCGAGGGGTTCGCGGATCCGTCGGTGATGAGCGAGGACCAGTTGCGGGCCGAGATCGCTGCGCTGATCCGCGCCGATGAGTTGTCGGCGCGGCGGTGGGCGTGTGAGGTCCCGGACTGTGACGGGCTGCCGCACGCGGGCTGGCTGCACCACCATGCGCGTGCGGCGCAGCGTCAGCCGCTGTGGCTGTGGACGGTGTGGATGCTGCTCACCGGCCGCGGCTGGGGCAAGTCGCGGACGGCGGCGGAGACGGTGAAGCAGTGGGCGCAGACGCCAGGGTTGCAGATCGCGGTCGTGGCGAAGAACGCCACGCTGGTGCGGGACATCTGCTTCGAGTCCCCCAAGAGCGGGCTGCTGTCGGTGTTCCCGCCGGAGGATGTGGCGAAGTACAACTCCAGCCTGGGTGAGACGACGCTCCGGCTGACGAACGGCACGCTGATCCGGGGGTTCGGTGCGGAGACGCCGGACAACCTGCGGGGCTGGGCGTTCGACAAGGCGTGGTGCGACGAGTACGCGGCCTGGTCGCGGCACACCGCCCAGGAGGTCTACGACATGCTGTGGTTCTGCCTGCGTGAGGCGGACACCCCGCAGGTGGTGATCTCCACGACGCCGAAGCCGCTCCCGCACGTCAAGCGGCTCGTCGAACGTGGCCGGGTCCAGGAGAAGGCGCACCTCGAGGGTGGGGCGCCCCCGCGGGTAGTGCTGACCCGTGGGCACATGCGGGAGAACGACGCGAACCTGTCGGCTGCGGCGCGCGAGGAGCTGGAGCAGGAGTACGCCGGCACCCGGCTGGGGCGGCAGGAGCTGTCCGGTGAGCTACTCGAGGACGTGGAGGGCGCGCTGTGGAAGGGCTGGATGCTGGAGGTCGAGGGCTTCCGTCCCCGGCCTGAGCACCTGCCTGACCTTCAGCGGGTGGTGGTCGCCGTCGACCCAGCCACGAAGTCGCATGAGAACGCGGACATGACCGCGTTCACGGTGGCGGGGCGCGGGCTCCCGGTGGAGACGATGTTCGGGGACGACCGGCCTCGCGGGTATCTGCTGCACTGTGAGCAGGACCGGTACACGCCGACGCAGGCGATGAAGCGGGCCGCCGAGCTGTATCACGAGCACCGTGCGGACTGCGTGGTGATCGAGGTGAACAACGGCGGGGACTACCTTCCGGCGCTGCTGGAGCAGGTGGACCCGACGGTGAACTGGCGAATCGTTCACGCCACGCGGGGAAAGCGGGCGCGGGCGGCACCAGCGGCGCAACTGTACGAGCAGGCCAGGGTGTCGCACGTCGGTCCGGCACGGTGGTTCGCGGAGTTGGAGGAGCAGATGACGACGTTCGTCGGCCAGGGCGAGACCGAGGACTCGCCGGACCTGCTGGACTCGGCGGTGTGGGCGCTGTGGGATCTGTTCCTCGACCCGACGATGCCGCCTCCGCGGGGTGCATCTGATCACCGACTCGACAGCCGACGCTGAGGAGCGCGTTGGTGCACTGCGGACTCTCTGTCGCCTCGCCTCAGCGGAAAACCGCAGGCGTAGGCCGACAGCACGAGGGATCATGAGACATGCGCCCGGATGGCTGGCACCTCACGGAAGACCTCGACGAATTTCTGGCCCGAGTCGGCGAGTTCCTGCGCTCGCGCCCCGCCCTGCACACCGTCCCGCTGACGGTAACCGAGGCGCTGCGCACGCGCGGGGCGGATGCGTACGGCGCTGAAGCCCCTGTCTTCGGCTGGCTGGAGCGAGCGGGCAAGGTTCGCGCGGCCTTCTTCCGTACCTCGCCACGACGCCCATACCTCACCCCCCTTATCCCCGAGGAGGCCGAGAGTCTCGCCGCCAACCTGTCCCGCCTCGGCCGCCCTCTCCCTGGCGTCAGTGCGGACCACGACACCGCCACCGCCTTCGCCAAGGCCTGGCAAAGGCACACGGGCGCGACGCCCACGCTCCACGAGCGCGAGCGCCTGTACCGCCTCGGCACACTCACACCACCGGAGCCGCTCGCCGAGGGGCGAGGTCGAATCGCTGGCGAGCAGGACCGCGAGCGGCTCATGCTTTGGCACCGCGAGTTCGTCGCCGACATCGGAGGAACCCCCGCTCCGGACAACAGCTCATGGGTGGACACACGCATTGCCGACGGACGCGTCACGTTCTGGGAGACCCCGGACGGTACCCCAGTCTCCATGGCGGGCGTGACTCCGATGGTCGCCGGGCAGATCCGGGTGGCCCCTGTCTACACCCCGGCCCACCTGCGCGGCCGGGGCTACGCGGGCGCCGCGACGGTTGAGGTGAGTCGGGCCGCGCTGGCTGCAGGCGCGGCGGAGATCTTGCTGTTCGCGGACCTGGCCAATCCCACAAGCAACGGTCTCTACCAGCGGATCGGGTACCGCCCGGTTACCGACTTCGCGGTGTACGACTTCTCATATGCCGCACCAGAAAGCCGTTGAAGAAACTTGTTGAGCTGCAGGAAGCGGACGGCCTGCCGGTAACCCCTCGCACGATGGGAACGGTGCAGTTGGTGGTGAGCGACCTGGTGACCAACGCCTGTAAGTACGCTTCGGCCGGTGCCTGCTGACCTTGGAGTCAGCGAGGGAGCGGTGGAGGTGACAGTGTGGGACAGCGAGCCCAGTCTGCCCATCGCCCGGGCCGCGGACCCCGAGGGTTGGCCAGCACGGGCTGGAAATCGCCTTGGCGGTCTGCCGCTCCTTCGAAATGCACCGCGAGCCGGTGGGCAAGCGCATCACTGCTGCCGTCGTACTAGCCGACGACCCGGTCGGGGACCAGGCCAACCAAGAGGTGCAATGAGACCTGCCGGAGGGGAGTCCGCCGGACTATAGGCTGATCGATGGCGCGGGGCCGACGTCCGGAGGAGACCGTGGGCCTGCGCCAACTCGTGATCGATGCATGGTCGTGGCTGAACTACAAGCCCGTGATGGCGGAGGCCGGCCGCCCAGGCAGCCGCGCGTTTCCGGAACTGGCCAAGACCTGGGTGCCGCCGCACGAGTTGCGGCGGCTGGCCGCGTACAAGGTGCTCGCGTCGTACGACAACAACCAGGCCGGGCAGCTCGCAGCGGCCGGGGGCGATGCGAGCGCGTTGGAACGGCGGGAGCTGGGGGACGCGGCGAAGTTGGTGGACACCGCGCTCGGCTATCTCCTGGGCTCGGAGCAGACAATCACCGTTGAGGGTGCGGATCACGCTGACGAGGAGACGCCGCAGCCCGGTGCGGTGGAGGCCGCCGCGGTGCAGGACCGGTTGCGGAAGTGGGCGGACAAGGAGTTGCTGACGTTCCGGATCCAGCAGGCGGAGCGGGCGGCGGTGCTGCTCGGCGACAGTGTGATGGTGCTGGCGTGGAATCCGGCCAAGCAGCGGCCGACGCTGCGGGTCTACGATCCGGGGTTCTTCTTCCCGCAGTGGGGTGACGAGGACGAGGACTTCCCGAGCAGGGTGCATCTGGCGTGGGAGCTGCCGGCGGACGACGAGGCCGGGCTGAAGGCTCGGGTGCGTCGGGTGACGTACGAGCTGGGGCCGATCGCCGAGGGCGTGGGCGGCGAGGACGTCGAGGGCGGCGGCAGCACGGCGGGGATACGCACGTACCCGTGGGAGCCAGGTCGGGCGTCAAACGTCACGTGCTACCTGACGGACGCGGAATGGCTACTGGAGGACCTGAAGAACGGTGAGACGCTGGATCAGCTGCCGATGGACAAGGCCGCGTACCGAGTGCGCCCTGACGGCACGGAGCTGAACCGGCTGGATCTGATGATCGACTTCGTGCCGGTGGTGCACATCGCGAACACCATCCCGGACGGCGGGGAGCACTGGGGGCGCTCGATTCTGGCGCGGGTTCTGCAGGCGCTCGACGAGCTCGCGGCCACCGACTCCGACAGCTCGGCGGCTTCAGCGACGACGGGCACGCCGATCATCGGGCTCGCTGGGGCGCGCCTACCGGTAGACCGAGCCACGGGCAAGCCGCAGGAGCTTCAGGTGAAGGCCGGTGCGGTGTGGCAGCTCGGGGAGACGGGGCGGATGGATGCCTTGGACACGTCGCCGCAGTTGGCCGAGCTGCGGGCCCGGGTTGATCACCTGCTGGAGCGGATCGCGGCGAACAGCAGGGTGACGGCGGCCGGGCTGGGGACGCTGGACGCCACGGAGGTGCCGTCGGGTTACGCCCTGAAGCTGGCGCTGGGTCCGCTGGATGCACTGGTCGGCATGATGCGGCTCGCGCGGGAGCACAAGTACCGGCTGCTGTTCAAGATGGTGCAGCGGTTGTACCAGGCCGGGCGGGGAGAGGGCTGGTCGTCCGGGGAGACGCTGCCGGCGCGGCTGGCGTGGGCGCCACACACTCCTACCGACCGTGCCGCGGTGCTGGAGGAGGTCGTCACGGCGTACGGAGCGGGGGTGCTGTCCCTCGAGACGGCCGTGACGATGCTGCTGGAGGCGGGGTATCCGATCAAGGACGCGTCGCAGGAGGTGGCGCGGATCCGGGCGAAGGCTGAGGAGGAGGCCGCCGCACGGGTCGAGGAGGCTGCCTCCAGGCGGCGCGAGCCGGATGGGGAGGGCGATCGCGAGATGGGCGAGGGCGTGACCGAGCAGGACACGGGACGGGCGTCTGGATCGGTCGGCGGCTGAGTTGAGCAGAGGTTCATGGATTGGGCCGTTCCTCTCGTGTCGCCTTTGTCCATTCGATCAGTTGTTTGACGAGGTCGATGACCCGTTTCTGTCGGCCTTCGGGGAGGAAGACCCAGGACAGCCAGGCAGGCGCAAGGAGGACTACAACGATGATCAACGGAAAGATGCGGAGGGCCTCAAGAATGTACTTGGGGCTGACCAACTCCAGGATGTGCTGCACGTCGGCGGCCTCTCGTGGCTTCGCCGTGCCCTACCCCCGGATCGTCTGAGGTAGGGGGCTTTACAGCGAAGATTCGGGTGGGAACGCGCGCTGTTGCCAGCGCCAACGTGCTCCCAAGGCCTCAAGTAGAGATCTACTCGGTGTGCCGACGGTCCTGCGTGGTGACGGACGGCCAGGGAGCCGCAGATGATCAAGCTCAAATCTGCGGCGTGGATATGTGCATTGTCGGATGCATTAGTTGCTCCCCCGTCACACCCGGCCATCAGCCAACCGGCGTGCGTGCAGTATGACTTGATGAGTGGCCGCATTGCAATACACGACAGGAAGCTACTAGGCAAGTACTCTCGGTCGACATTCACCCTCAAGGAGTCCGAGTGTGAGTGCAGCTGTCCGGTGCTGTCAGCAGTGCTATCGGCGTTGGTGGCTACACTGATCAGCAGCGCGGGGGCGCGCTCTGGAGGAGATGTATGGTCCGGCCCCTGCCGTCTCGCCGTCCCGTGGCCTTCCGCCGTGACGGGCGGCCGATCTACCCGATCCTCGGTGCCTCGGCAGAGGACGAGGCGAACGATCAGCTCGACGACGCCACGGACAGCGGCGGCCAGGAGCAGCAGGTCACGGTCACCCAGGACCGGTTGGGCAAGATGCTCACCCGCGAGAAGGCCCAGGGCGAACGGGCCGCGATCAAGCGGCTGTTGGCCACGCTCGGGTTCGACTCCCCGAAGGCCCTCACCGAGTTCGTGACCGCACAGCGAGAGGCCGAGCAGGCCGCGCTTTCGGAAGTGGAGCGCCGGGAACAGGCCGCTGCTGAGCGGGAGTTGCAGGCCGCGCGCCGGGAGGAGCTGGCCGCTGAGCGGGAGAGGTCGGCGCTTCGTCGGGCCGCGCTGGTGGCGCTCGGCGCAGAGGGCGACGACCTGGCCGACGCGGAGCGTCTGCTGGCCGTGGACGACGAGGACGCGGACGAGGCGCAGATCCAGTCGGCGGCCGAGGCCCTGCGGGCACGCCGCCCTGAGCTGTTCAGCGAGTTCCGCAAGCCGGTGCCGGCGGCCCCCGCGGGCGCTCCGGCGGGGCGTGGCCCGACCCGTACGGCGCCGGTGTCCAAGCCGGGTTCGGCCGGACTGGAGATGGCCAAGCGCCGTGGGCTGATACCCGAGTTCAGCGACTCCGCTGCCC
This genomic interval from Streptomyces sp. NBC_00557 contains the following:
- a CDS encoding GNAT family N-acetyltransferase, with translation MRPDGWHLTEDLDEFLARVGEFLRSRPALHTVPLTVTEALRTRGADAYGAEAPVFGWLERAGKVRAAFFRTSPRRPYLTPLIPEEAESLAANLSRLGRPLPGVSADHDTATAFAKAWQRHTGATPTLHERERLYRLGTLTPPEPLAEGRGRIAGEQDRERLMLWHREFVADIGGTPAPDNSSWVDTRIADGRVTFWETPDGTPVSMAGVTPMVAGQIRVAPVYTPAHLRGRGYAGAATVEVSRAALAAGAAEILLFADLANPTSNGLYQRIGYRPVTDFAVYDFSYAAPESR
- a CDS encoding terminase large subunit domain-containing protein yields the protein MSEDQLRAEIAALIRADELSARRWACEVPDCDGLPHAGWLHHHARAAQRQPLWLWTVWMLLTGRGWGKSRTAAETVKQWAQTPGLQIAVVAKNATLVRDICFESPKSGLLSVFPPEDVAKYNSSLGETTLRLTNGTLIRGFGAETPDNLRGWAFDKAWCDEYAAWSRHTAQEVYDMLWFCLREADTPQVVISTTPKPLPHVKRLVERGRVQEKAHLEGGAPPRVVLTRGHMRENDANLSAAAREELEQEYAGTRLGRQELSGELLEDVEGALWKGWMLEVEGFRPRPEHLPDLQRVVVAVDPATKSHENADMTAFTVAGRGLPVETMFGDDRPRGYLLHCEQDRYTPTQAMKRAAELYHEHRADCVVIEVNNGGDYLPALLEQVDPTVNWRIVHATRGKRARAAPAAQLYEQARVSHVGPARWFAELEEQMTTFVGQGETEDSPDLLDSAVWALWDLFLDPTMPPPRGASDHRLDSRR